GCTCAAGCACGAAGTTTGAGTCTTCCACACAAATTCAATGACAGCCACTTCTGGTCTTGCTCATCTACAGGAGTAGATAATTGCCCTACGCCACCTTGCAAAGCCAAGTCCCTATGGCCAACTACATCAACGACACAGACTCTTATACTGAAAGTTAAAGGTCTCAAGTCACATATGTATAGGAAATAGGTGACCATGAAGTTTTAGGTTGAGTATTTGTccttaattgagtcaaatttgttagaaGAGGGTCCTTTTTTGTATATAGAGCATTGCTTTCTGTCTGTTTGGCATATTTAAGCATAGATCTATGCAGAGTGATGAGTTTCATAGAATGTAAGTGATCTTTTATATATTACTTTCCTTAGTGGTTGACTCCAGCTCTCTTTTTTAATTCTTCCATATTGCATCTCCTTTTTTCCTGTTCTCTTGATACGTCAGCATATGTTAGATGTAGCACCGCCAATAAATTTATGTAGCAAAAGTGAGATAATGGCTCTGCACGTAACGATTCTTCAAAGCCCCAAAAGCATATTCCACCTCCTTGTACAAAAAAGACTCTTTACAGATGAACAAATCATTGTTGTTTACAAGGTAATCATTGGTAAACTCCTCAAGGTAAAATCAAACACCCCTATAACACCTAAACATCGACTGAACACGACTTTCCTAGAATATAATATTAGATATCATTAGCATAACTTTGAAACAATCAATTAGAATTGAAACCGCATATCCTATATGTTACATGCTGGCATAGATAAAGCATCTGTCTGGTGAATCTGAAAGAACTAGTGCATCATGCACCTGATTCTATGTACACAACTATGATAATATTTCAATGTTACTAAGTCCATTAGCATACCAACGCATACAAAACTGCATATAACAGTTATATCCTGACAACATAAACCAATGATCCATACCACAGTAACTCAAAAAGATTCAAAAAGAATAGTTTATCCCACGTATCATGACATCATTGATCACAGAACCTtcattatttcaaaaaaaatctaactgactgataaatatatttatgtggATCATAATTACAGAGCTCTAAAACATCAGAGTTACATTAAGGACCATCATCAACAAACGAAGATATAAGACCAATAAGATAGTTATAGAATACACAGCAACAATCGCCGAAGCAATTAATGATGAACAACTAGTTAATCGAAACAAAAATCTGACAGAAAAAAAGAGGATTTTATCAATACTAACAGCAAATATGAGACAAATAATACAGAAGGCACATACACAACgagcaaaatcaattaaaaaaaacacaACCAGCTCCAACAATTAAAAAGCTACGACTAATAAGCACAGCAAACATTCCATTCCATGCACAATTAGCACATGCAATTAGCATACAAATTAGACGGAACATTTAAAAACTGCAATACACACAGCATAAATTACCCAACTAAAAAAGAATAATTCTCCTTAACTTCCTCGAATGATCATCCTTcaaacaattaaaaaattgcatGCACGAGACGCTTCCATGACTAATTAAACAACCACAGATAATTTAAACAACCGCAACCAACAAATTCGGTAGCATGCATATCAAGCATACTAGCCACACGATAAAAAATCAACAATCATCTATATCCGTTAACATAAACAACCAGCAATTAAAATGTACGCACTTAGAATAGAGAACACAGAACACGAGACAAAGTAGATTCCGAGAGGGCGACGGCCAAGCAAGAGGTaaattagggttagggttccaGTCAAAGGGGTGGGACTCGACCTGGCAGGAGAAAAGtacagaagggaagaagagatcaAACCTCGGACAGACGAGAGAGCGCCGGCGAAGGCAAGAGGGcaagaagcaaaaaggagagaCGGAGAGAGATCGGAGACGGGATCGAGCGACGGTGAGACAAGAGGAGAGGGAAAGTCGGCGCCGGCGACCGTCGGTGAAAGGGGGGAGGACCGAAAGCGACGGCAACGAGAGGAGAGCCCAGAGAGAagaggggaaagaaaagggAGAGGAGAGGCAAACCGTACTGTTCGGGGGGGTGGCAACAGTCGATTTACCAAATCTACGGACGTGAGCCTGCTGGCAAACATTCCCCGATTCAAAACAATGCCAAGCGACCAAGACGGTAGCTCAACCAAGTGGTTTGGTATTCAAAATGCACGGATGTCAATTAAATTTGAAAAATCAGATGCTCCACGCTTGAATACGGGGACTGAAAAAGCTACTGATCGGCTGGTAGCCTtagtggtgccaggtgtgacataCTCATACGGAGAATTCATGTCGGAGTCTAGAGGGGTAATTGAGCCGGGCCCACGGAtggagagggtatgagtaaaaccggccgggGTGCCCAATGCACGGTCATTTCTACccgtatcgaacattctcctagcGGGGTGAGGGCCCAGTagaggctgctacgcggggatgggcttgtcccttcctccccccttcttctttttttagcaaaaaaaaaaaacaatgccaATATAAGCATGCCTatattcttatttattttatttccttagaaaaaaaaaacggatGTTAGTCACATacctaaaataataaaataaaataaatataatataaattaaatattaaaaatatgaatataaatttaaatttaaattagatAATTAAATAAGGTTACAAATAAAATCGGATATTTGGATAAGGATAAGatagttgtctatccatattcatatctatttttttattaaaaaatatagataCGGATATTAGTTAGATACTTAAATTTCTATCCATATTAGAATAAATTCTATCTACTTTTATCCTGATGCTCTTGCAAATGTATGGTGTATGTGATTGAAAAAGAATGCAAGTGGGTCAGGTTGGATCTGAATCCAGCTTGAGCCAGACCCAGCAAGAATTGGCTATAATCGTGTGCGGATCAGATCTAGGGTAAGAAGAGGTGATGGTCATGATtaaattttttagaattttttttttaaatagaacAGTTCTATGAATCAAGGACATTTATGATCTCTCTCTGGTCAAATAAGAAGGATGGATGTTGATGCGTTTTATACCACCAAGATAGTACGCTCTACCAACAAGATAGGGCCAAATGTGCTAATTACTAACCAAGTCAAGGGAAGAGGTCATTGAGGGTAGCGTCTGCAATGGCATTTACAAATAGTAGCAATTTTAGACTTATGCTAGGGGTACGAACCACCATGTCATGCTGCATATAGTAGCTAGAATTCATTAAAACATGTAAGCCACTAAAAGCCACCTCCATGCCATTATACACCCAATAATTAATGTACTTCCTGCTATTAGAGGTTAtcacttttttttcttataacAAAAAGGGAACCTAGAGGCAATATAATTATCTAGCTCtggatttttaaaaatatattatcaaaGAATCGAATCCAAAATCTCTGATTGCTAAGTAGAGAAGTGTGACACTAGATCAAGCTTGAGTTGATATCTACCATGTATTGTCCTAACACCTAATCAACAATTATGCTGACTATTGCACTCAAAAGGCTATACtcatagggttttttttttttttgctaaggcggatggatcatacctgacgagtatggatacatccaataaaatcaaaaaataaaatatttcgaAGTGCCAGGGGCAACTTCCCATCTCCAGCCCATAAGGTACTACCGGAGTGATTGGCTACATAAGTAGCCACCCAGTTCGCAGCCCCATTAGCTTCACGGAATACGTGCTTGGCCTGGAAGGCCCCTCCAGCCCCACCATTGCCCAGATATCTTAGAGCAACAGGTGGGCACTACCATCAAATAACTCATAGGTTGGATCAAgctaaaaaaaacttaaatcaaGTTGTAAACTAATTATAATTTGTCCAAACTAAGTTTATAAAATCCAATCAAATAACAAAAACCtcaaattgaaattaactatttTAGATTATCAAACTTTGGTTTAGATTGTACCATCCATTGCCAATTGTCCCATCTTTGACCACTTTAGGCAGGGGCGGGGTTTGATTCGGCGAGCATCCCCTTTTGAAGCGGCTTAATTTATCTCagacataaaagaaaaaaatacaaaaaatgcatgataactaaattattaaaagaaaaaaaaagcaaaaaaaaaaacttaattattTTGGGCAACCTTGAGCTTGATGGCCAGTGTAAGTCTGAAGTTGTTGGCCCCATGTGGATTCAAGCTAATTCTGCTTAGGTTGCATGGAAGTAGACATGCACAAATGATTAATTTTGGTTTGAACAGGTTTCTAGGTGAGAGTTAGGAACTATAAGCCctaagaataataaaaaaagggggGCAAAACTATTTTAGATTTAAGCATCAAGTCCTGAAAACTTAGTAACAGCACATAGAGGCACCAGATTTTGGACTGCATGATAACTTCCCATAAAGTTTCTCTCTTTACTCTGGATTGCAAACACATGAGCAAAGTTCTGGTCCACCTAGGAGGTCATGAACATCACATGTTTCAACAGCCACCCCATCCTCCCTCTTCACATTTTCTAAGACTATGTTACCTCAAAACACCCAAAACCAACAAGAGAATACCAAGCTACCTTCACATCCAAAATGCAAAACCTGTTTTTATTTACAACATAGTAGCAATCTTAAACTTATAGTAGGAATAAGGACCACCATATCTCCCTGCATATAACAGTATGAAATGCCcattctagcaaaaaaaaaaaaaatataatagctAAAGTGTACCAAAACATGCAAGCCACTGAAAACTACCTACATCTTTCAGGCCAAACATGTGTTCCGTAAAACTAATGGAGCTGCAGATTGGATAGTTACTTATGTAGCCAGTCACTCCGATAGTGCCTTATGGGCTAGTGATGGAAAGTTGCCCTTGGCACTCcgagttattttattttttgattttattgggtgcattCATACTCGTCGAGTATGATCCACCtgccttagcaaaaaaaaaaagaaaaaagaagacacCTACATGCCCTTATGCACCCTATAAATTATCTTGtattttttcttataaaaaGAAAGGGGAACCCCCTTGTACTATAATTATCttgctccattttttttttaaattacatATCACTAAGCGAAGAGGTGCAACCACGAGGTCAAgcccccaattaaaaaccatcaTGTATTGTTGTAACATCTTATTAACAATCATCCTAACATTGTTGATAATTACACTCATCTTATTAACAATCCTCCTAACATTGTTgataattacactcaaacataaataaaaagaaaaaccttgAATCAACCTGTAGACTAATTATAATTTGTCCAAACCAAGTTTATAAAATTCAACCCAATAATGGGAAAGCTCATCTATTTTGGGTTTCCAAACTTTGGTTTGGATTGGACCACCCTTTCCCTTTTAGGCAAGGGGCAGGTCCGATTTTGCATGGTTCCTACTTAAACTAAGCTCATGTTCTAGGAGAGAGAGTGGGGAATACTCCTTTTCAttgtaataaaaattagaaaaaaaaaccttaaaTATTTCAGGCAGCCTTGGGCTTGAAGGCCAGTACATGTCAGAAGTTGATAGGCCCATTTGGATCCAAGTTAATTCAATATTCATGTAACATGCACAagcaatcctttttttttggaaaaaaaatatttgctggGTTAATTTTGGTTTGAGCAAGATGCTAGGTGACAGATAAGAACCACAAAACCTAGAAATTTCcgtataaataataaaataaagggaaaaattattttaggttTTAAGCATCAAGTCATGAAAACATGGTAATGCAAAGGCTAGAACAATATTTTGGACTACATGATAACTTTGTATATAGTTTCTCTCTAGCAAGCGGACTTCTTGCAGACTGTCTTTGGAGGAGACCACCTATCCCCACCTCAGCCAGTTGATTCAGCTCGATTTTTGCGGACTTGGTCATCTGAGTTGCGCTCCAACCTTGGTCCAAATCTAGCGGCAACAAGACCCAAATTGGCTTCAAATCTTTCATTTGGACTAATGTTCAACCAATCACTTAAGAGTCAAATTGGTTTTTATTTCATATCAAGTCTATgtttagattggatccaaattgaaaTGATCTTGCAGATCAAGTTAGGTTTTTTTTGGGTTTGATCAATCCACTTGTAGATCAGgtcatatatattttaaaacccaTGCTTGATATATAAATCAAGTTTGGATCAACCTGATTGACTTGCACCCATAACTATGATGTTATTGTATATTAAAATCCTGTTAGGCAAGTTTTAGGAGGATGCTATATGATGTATAATTTTGACCTCATCAACCAAATAAAGTGTCAAAGTGGATGGTCATGATTAAATTACTAACTACCAAAAAGAAAGAGTAGAACAAATGATTATCTACTAATCAGTTGAGATGGAGAATTTTATTATCAACCAATATCACTTGTTTCCTTTGCTTCGTCCATCACTCGTTCCCTCACCTACACCTTAGAAGTCATTCACTCCTTTTCTAATCCATAGATGCACTTGCACTTCATATGTTCAACTTCTCTTAGCTCACTCGGACTTTCGAGTGCTATTACTGGTATATATTGGTCACATTTACtctttattatattcattaacTAATGAATTGGGTGGATTTTGCATTGTGGAGGGATAGTAATAATAGAAatgaatcaaaataataaatataatgactaagaaatcaagataatagctgggttaattaaataaataaccaACTGTTTGGCCTGAAGGAATCATAACAACTGAAAATAAGTCAAAATAACAAACATAAAATTTAGCTTAGCTTTGGTACCATATTAATTAACTAATTGACACAAAATCTTAATCTCTTAGGTAAAGGgtcaataatatatataaaactttaAACAAACCCTTGCATTTGCTATTGATTTATGAAACTAAGAAGCCCATTAGCAAAGTAGCTAGTTATGGCATAATTGCTTGAACCTTTAGCCCTCACAAGTTTACATTTTAATGTGCATGCACTTTCATCAAATGCTTTATGGAAGAACACACATTATACTAGCTAGTAGTTTGTTTGTTTTGCAAGTTCCAGTCACTCAACCATTTTAGTTAGATGAAAATCCCTACTAGCAACTGTTAATCAAAGAAGATCATTATGTGGTTAATGAAATCACCATGTTAATGATAAAACTACTTGGCACTATCATAACAATGGAACAATTGAGACCAAGGGACAAGTAAGAGACAACCACCTTGCCTCCTACAAATCATTCACTTTGTTTTCTCCAACATGTCTCAACTTACAAGAAATGTGGTTTGTGGCTTTGAGCACATTTGTAGAGCCCAGGACATCTTTCCATCTAAAGGTCATGATCACAGCTTCATTAAGAAGCATCAAAAAACTATATTGAGAGACCTTTTACAATACTATATATCAATGTGTGCGTGTCATGTGGGTGAAAAGATAGTAGTGACGGTTATGAACAATACTGCTAAAGATAACAATGATATACTCATCTGTTGGTTATGAACAATTCTAAAATAAAGATTTCTCCCAAAATTCCTTGTCTCCACAAAAAATCTTACCCTAATTCTTTTCAATAATGCTGTTGGAAGATAAGGCACCAAATTAAAGAGGTTTGAACTTCCAAGCATGAGAGTTTTTTGTTGTCCAAATTGAAAATAAGGCTTGCTAGGGCTAGTAGAAAGATGCCACACAGTATTATTCTCAGAAAGTGGATCATGTAACAATTCTTTGTCTCCCAACATTGGTTGCTTGGCCTTCTAGAATGAGGCAAGCCAATTAGGCTAACTTTGTACTCCTGCCAAAAGGCCAGATTGCAAGTTTATGAAACCATGGGCGAGCAAGATAGTATAACTTTACACGTATAGGTTTAGCAACCATTTTAGCAACTAACAACACAATATTGTACGTATCCATATATGTCATGCTTTCTCACTATTCTAAGATCAATGCATCTCCGAATTTAGTTTCCCTCTCATCGGAAttaagtattcttatcttttacTTATGAAGCTTAAATTGCATTTTCTTATGAGGTATTAGGTGGTTATACATTATTTTAGTTCTTTGTCATTGTTAGATATATACATTAATGGTTATGAGAAGAGTAAGGTGAGAGGCATGGCTTGCGTTTCCCAACTTCCCATGGGAGGAATAACAGCAAAGATGCCAAGTAAAAAGAGTGTGGGTTTGGAGTGTTTTCCTATGTGGTTGGTAATAACCATGTGATATTCCCTCACTTTGACCTAAGGTTCAATGGCAAATGGATGAGATTGGAAATTGTATTAAGAAAGTTTTAGTAATAGCATCCTTAAGCTTAAATAATTTTTCCCTCTCACCTGCTTTTTGTGACAGCCTTCTAATTATCCAAAACAAGTCCAAGTGGTTACTAATTGCCCCCATATTTGTTCATTATAATTCTCATTTTCTCCACCATGGAGTAGAAACTAACTCATGAGGTTAGTTTGGGTTATCCATTTGCATGCGCATGATCAATATTTGTGGGCCTGACCAAGGTTTTGGTACTCTGTGGAACAATGTTCACAATTTTTGAGAGAATTATCATAATACCCTCCGAATTTGAAACAAAACAAAGCCAAACTTAAAGACTTGCCTTCTAAATTTACAATTAAGTAAAAGCCACTGTTGTACAAAATAATAAATTGGCAATTGTAACATGGTGTTATATTTGCGTTTATtagttttatttgtttttaataTGCTAAAATGTTCTCTGAAACTATTCTATTTGGTTTGCATTATTAAGTCATTCCAATATTTGCGTAATTCTAATTTAACTTTGTGCTGGTTCAGCACAATTTAAAACCTTAGAGCAAATGTTATAGCAAAACTCAAAGTTAATTGCATAaatgaaattctatgttatGAAAGAGGCTTAAGCGAACAATTAGGCTAACcgaaaaaaaatattcacttCAAAAATAGGGGTGCTTACTGCACCATAAAAAAGTGGTGCTAAATATACGTAAAAATGTAGGTGAAGGGCCATTACATGGTGCAAACTGCAACTTTCATCGAGCAACACCTAAATATTAGTACATGATCTACATGGCTACAGTTAGGATATGCAATGCACAATAACTTTCTTACCTATACTTCTAGGCACAACCACAAATATATTAAAGATTGTATAATTGtggaatacatatatatatgtatgtatgtatgtatgtaaattGAAGATATTTTGGTAATTAAGGGGCAATGTAAATTGTTGTGTGATTTGGTGATTAATATATGAAATCCGGGTGGTTGAGAAGGCCACCTTTCTTAAAGAGCAATgataaaaggagaaagaagataTAAGAGAGTTTTGTGGGATGAAAAGAAACACAAGCGCTGCCAGGAATCCTATTCATCCCACTCACCATTAACAACTTCCATACGGCAAAGAAAATTGTGAGATTGCCTTCTCTGAACTcccaccttcctctttctttcagAGCCTATCCAGGAAGCAATACAAGAAGGAAAGCCCAACATCACTCACCATCACCTTCATCTTATTCTAAACCATTCCTCCTTCTCCCTTCCCACTGAGCCATCCAGTATTTGTCTCATGCTTTTGTGTTTACTTGCCTTTCTTAGCATCTTGGTCCTGTCATACAGCTTTGTGAAATGTACGTTAACATCTTTAGAACTAATTTGTTTTTATGTTTGTTTTATTTTGCATCTTGAGATGGTTGTTTGGCTACAATTTTAGTCTGTTTTTAACTAATGCAGATAAAGACCTATTGAACACAAAAAGAGGTCTCATTCCCATAAAGCTAGCGAAGATGTTCGACGAAAATAGCTACCTTGATCCACGCCATGATCCTAATCCTTTGCCAGCAACTTTGGTTGATAGCCCATCCCTAGCTCCCATATATAATAACAGCAATAGCAACAGCAACAACAATATCAACAACAACCTAGAAGACAATATTAGAATCTCCAACTTCTCTCTTGAGGACCTTTCCAACCCTAACAATCTCCCTTCAGATGAGACAGCCATCATTATGGGTCTCGACCACCTGCAGCACCAGCTTGGCTTCGACCTCGAGCAAGAGCTCCATAGCCATATGATTCAAGACACACCACCAATGGGGAGCACCAATATCTGGGACTCAACCATGCAGGCCATCCAAGACTCCACCATCCACCACCAACAAAACTATGAAGACCAGCAACAGCGTATTGCGGCGCAACAAAGTCTCCAAAGCTACGATGCCACACTGTACCCCGATCCACAATCACACATAGTTGCTCCTGACCTTCTCAACCTTCTAAAATTGCCGACCGTAGCTCCGGTGTTTCCATCGACCACCTCCATTTCCTTTAGCAACCCAAGCTTAAACCCTGGGAACATTCCATTGGATGTTTATAGTGAGCTCCCCGGGGCAGCTGTACCTGACAATGGGCCATTGCTTTATGACTCATCTCTACATTTGGGCTACCCAGCTCCTCAACCTCACTTGCTGAGAGACTTGTTCCATTCATTGCCACAAAATTATGGGCTATTCTGTGGGGTGGATGAGAGAGAGGCAATGGTAGGAGTTGGAGGAGGAATAGGAGGAGGGCATGTTTTCCAAGATATGGACGAGAGGCAGTTTGATAGTGCAGTGTTGGACTATAGGAGGGAGATGGGAGGGTTGGGTAAAGGGGGGGTGAAACCCAGTTTTGCCACTGAGAGGCAAAGAAGGGAGCAGTTGAACGAGAAGTACCAGGCTCTCAGGTTGCTAGTTCCAAACCCTACCAAGGtacaagctctctctctctctctctccatccctATGTGGGTGTGTCTGTGTGCATTGATTGATTTCCTACGAAGTTCTAATTTTGTTCTCTTAGTAGTACTCATCTAAACCTATGGAGAAATCTAGTACACCATCAATCTTTTCCTTGTTTGTGAGGATTTACATGCTATTTAAAGTGTGCCTAAGTAGGTGAAACAGACGCATGCATCCCTCTCTTGTTACTGATTTCATTGAATTTAGCTAGGAATTTTTGTACAATCTATGGTGGTTTTGATGTGTTCTCCTTGCAAGGTAAGCTAAAGAACCAATAAAAACACAGTAAAATTATCCTCTTGTCGCTTTTTCTAATATTACTCCAAAATTGTCCGCCCACTCCCACCAAGCTTGCACATGTATTAATTCAGACAAAAAACAAACTTTTATTTAAAGTAGACAATCATTCTTCTTTGATCTCTATTCAATAATGTTGATCTTGATAATATAAACTCCTTATCTTTGTTCTCCTGTTATACTTACGTAGTTGAATTAACGCTTGCACTTCTGTTTAAAGTCTGATAGAGCATCCATTGTGGGAGATGCGATCGAGtacatcaaggagctcctacggACGGTTGAAGAGCTGAAACTACTAGTCGGGAAGAAGAGACATGGGAGGGAGAGGATAAAGATGATGAAAATGGAAGATGAGGGCACCGCCGACATGGAGAGTTCCTCTATGAGGCCTCTTAGAGATGACAATGATCACCCATTCAATGGGGCCTTAAGGAGTTCATGGCTTCAGCGAAGGTCCAAGGAGAGTATCGTTGATGTTCGTATCATTGATGATGAGGTGTACATTAAGCTAATTCAAAAGAAGAAGGCCAATTGCTTGCTTTATATCGCAGAAGTCCTTGACGAGCTTCAGCTTGAACTTATCCATGCTTCTGGTGGAAACATAGGAGATCACTACAGCTTCATATTCAATACAaaggtcataaatattttcttttcctttttaacaACACAAGATCATAATAATTTTCATCTTCAACTATATCAAAGTCCTTTCAGAGTCAATATACACTTGTGCgctatttctttttctccattTGCTATGCAGATTTGTGAAGGCTCTTCAACGTATGCTGGTGCAATAGCCAAGAAGGTCCTTGAAGTAGTGGATAGACAGCAACCAGTGCTAACGCTCCCTGCTAGCTTTTAGGGATTGAGTGAGATATGGCTTTGAAGCAAGGTTCCTCTGTGGATCTCCTTATTTGTTACCTCTGAGAATTAACGAGTGGCATGATAGCTCAGTGGAGGACAAAAGTCCATCCATGAGAGGTAGTTATTAGCTAGAGTCATTTCAATGGCAACCCAATCATGTTTTTCTAAGATTCCATAGTACTAACTATTTTCATCATAAATAATATAACTTTCAATATTTGAGACTTTTAATATTACATATTGGGATTATTTAGTTTACGACAAAAAAAAGTTGAAGTACACATTTTATAGGATTTGGATCAAATGATTTTGTCTTATAAAGCATGGGATACACATGCATTCAAACTTGGGTTGAAATAGAATATAATCAATACTTATATTTAGCTTGAAAAATAATAAGATAGGTTTGAACTCTTAATTCAGGTTTGGGCCTATGTTTTCAATCTGACAAAGAAAGTGTTTGGTCAGATGAAGCTTTCTCCCTCTTTGTCATGAGAATTTTGAGAACAAGCAAGGGCAGTAGATGAATATGTAAATCCGTAGACACAGTGAATGGCTAAGTTTCTAAAAGATTCTTTCCATCACAGGCCACAGACTTTTCTTCATTATTAGTGATTTGTTCTGTTTTATTCCATCATGATGAGTTAAAGCTAATGTCACAATATACAAATAAATGAGTTGCGTTATCTGTGTTCTCTGATACAGCTTACATACTCTATTCTAATTTCTAAcaagtagtatttgcattattaTTAAGTGAATGTATCTTCAATCCTTATGAAAGAATGATCACATATGCTACTCGTTTCAATTTTAGAAGATccacaaaactttttttttttttgaaaagaattgtGCAAGAGCTCTTTCCAATTTTATTaggaaagaagaaacaaaacaacAGTTATCCAAAACTAACTGAAATTGGACCATTACATCAGAAAGAAATCATAACTCAGAattcatatttttcataaaGAGGAATACATATTTTTCGTATGAGAACATTAAAGGACAAACATACATGGTTCATTTCTCAATCAACAAGTTCATAGTTAAAATGCACATGAGAAATTAGTCATCATGTTTTCCTTGAGAACTAGGATTGCTGGAAACCTAGTCTAATATTGGACTGATGGCAGATCAAACCCGTATCTTTACCAACTCTGCCAGTTCGCACCCTTGTGTGTCATTAATTATCATATCTTCAAACAAAATTAGATACATACTAGAGCTATGGCTTTTTAGGGACAATCCTTATGCTTCTGTAACAACcgaggacctcacctaaaaaagCTAGTCGGAAGATATTCTTTGGATTCc
Above is a genomic segment from Phoenix dactylifera cultivar Barhee BC4 chromosome 2, palm_55x_up_171113_PBpolish2nd_filt_p, whole genome shotgun sequence containing:
- the LOC103714550 gene encoding transcription factor EAT1-like, translated to MFDENSYLDPRHDPNPLPATLVDSPSLAPIYNNSNSNSNNNINNNLEDNIRISNFSLEDLSNPNNLPSDETAIIMGLDHLQHQLGFDLEQELHSHMIQDTPPMGSTNIWDSTMQAIQDSTIHHQQNYEDQQQRIAAQQSLQSYDATLYPDPQSHIVAPDLLNLLKLPTVAPVFPSTTSISFSNPSLNPGNIPLDVYSELPGAAVPDNGPLLYDSSLHLGYPAPQPHLLRDLFHSLPQNYGLFCGVDEREAMVGVGGGIGGGHVFQDMDERQFDSAVLDYRREMGGLGKGGVKPSFATERQRREQLNEKYQALRLLVPNPTKSDRASIVGDAIEYIKELLRTVEELKLLVGKKRHGRERIKMMKMEDEGTADMESSSMRPLRDDNDHPFNGALRSSWLQRRSKESIVDVRIIDDEVYIKLIQKKKANCLLYIAEVLDELQLELIHASGGNIGDHYSFIFNTKICEGSSTYAGAIAKKVLEVVDRQQPVLTLPASF